Below is a genomic region from Coffea eugenioides isolate CCC68of unplaced genomic scaffold, Ceug_1.0 ScVebR1_3484;HRSCAF=4706, whole genome shotgun sequence.
cttggtaaATGGATAGCACTAGGATTTATAGAAGAGAAAGAAGGAATGATGGCCACTGATATAGCTATGAGATATCTAAAAGAACTCGTCAACAGAAGCTTAATCCAAGTTAAGGACACATGGGCTGATGTCAAATTGGTGAAATGTGGTCTTCATGATATTTTGCGCGAAATCATTGTTTCAAAGTCTAAAGAGCAGAGCTTCACAGCCATAATCACTGGATATTGCACAAGATGGCCTGACAAAGTTCGACACCTGGCAATCCATAACTTCACTTATATTCCTCCACAAGGCTTCAGCAGCTTAAAGTGTCTTCGGTCCGTGGAAACATTCGGGTATGAAGATTCTCTCACAACTTCATTGTTGTCCAAGTTTTTATGTGGTGGTCCCAAGTTCCTGAAGGTTTTAAACTTAGCAAGTGCGGAACTGGACAGCATCCCAAAGGAAGTTTTCAAACTATTTCAGCTCGAGTATCTGGATCTAAGTGGCACCAGAGTTAAAATCATTCCAAAATCTATTGGGCAGCTTCAAAACCTAGAATTTTTAAATCTGTTCGGAACCACTATAACGGAGTTGCCTGTGGAAATTCTAAAGCTGAGTAAACTCCGTACCCTTCGCGTAGGCAGAGCGGGTGattattcaaataactttgcacttTGGGGCTTTAAATCTCCGGATGGAATTGGAAAGCTTACTTCCTTGGAGAGCCTTTCATGTATAGAAGCAAACAGTGGTAAAGTAGTAAGGGAGATTGGGAAGCTCGTTCAGTTGCGGCAATTATGGATCACAAAGCTGAGGAGAGAAGATGGAAAGGAGTTGGTCTCCTCCCTCTTGAGGCTGACCAACCTTCGAGAGTTACACATCTGCTCTATTGAACAAGAGGAGACCCTTGATCTCCAACATTCCGTCTCTCCAAGACTTGGATTTCTTACGAGGCTGTCGCTGATTGGGCGTTTAGAGAGAGTACCGGAATGGTTAATATCACTTCAATCCTTGAGCACTTTAGCCTTGCTGAATAGTGAGTTGAGTGAAGATGAGAATGCAATAGACTGCCTTGGACACTTGCCCAATCTGGTAGCTCTTATTCTCTCTGGTGCTTATGAAGGGGAGACATTGTGTTTTAAGGCTGGAGGATTCCCAAAACTCAAGAAATTATACCTTGGGCAATTAAAAAGACTGAAATGGGTAAGAGTGGAAAAAGAATCGTTATCCAGTCTCCAACGGTTTCTTATTTCTGGTTGCAAGCTTATGGAGGGCCTGCCTTTGGGCCTCCAAAACTTGACCAAGCTTGAAGTTGTTGGATTTTATGATATGTCTGATGAGCTAATGCACAAAGTACAGAATTTGGATAAACAAAGTGACGATTATCAGACAATTTCTCATATCCCTGAAGTTTTCATTGGACATTGGATAAATGGTGAATGGAAAGAAGAGTCCCTCTAAGAAAAGATAGGTAAAGGACAATCTGTTGCAGTCATCAACATTTAAATTATGATGTTTGTTGTCAATTGCTTTTTCCTACTTCTTATCCTTGTAATAAAATCATGACTCTATATTGCTATTCAACCATAATTAGTTCCTTAGATAGTTAGACATATATGTGTTTCTACGATTAAGAATGTTTTGGTTTAGTACAAAGATATAGAGACAAGTAGCATCTAAACATTGTGGGATTGCCTGTTACAACAATTACAAGTTCAATTTTCCCTCTTCTATAATTGAAAATGGGGAATAAATTAGTAATATGGATAAATTTGCATTAGGAGTAGGGAAACCTTGCTAATTCATAAAGGGTATATACATTATTTCCTGGACTTCTACAGAATTTGTGGTGACGTTTTCCTTTTTGGTTTATTAGTAAATTCCTTTTTCTCCTTGTGGCTTTCTTTGGATTAGGAACTTGAATGTATACTTGATGGACTAAAtggaaaataaatatttttggaaATGTGGGGGACTATATTTATCATTTTCGCTAGTGAGAGATTATTAAGGATGTAAAAGTCCAAAACGAGAGTGGAGAATGCTGAGATTTTCAAATTGATTCAATGATCAAGACTGGGTCTCTTTTCGCAAACAATTTCCAAACAATAGTTCATGCCTTTCTTTTTGCAAATAATTTTTGCCACAAAAGTTTTCATAGATATTTTCATGCACGTTTTCATTCAAATCAAAACATTCACTGACAAATTCATCTTCATCAGTTACCTAAAATAATGTATGCAAATCATAATTTTCAactatatcaaaattttcaaaaatctctcACATACCAATAAACATATCTTCTGTCAAACCAACTTCCTATGTCAAACTTAGGATTGGACTCATAATCAAGTTCCATACAGATCTAACCAAAACCATTCAAGTGATTGAGAGTCAACAAAGACTTTCATATAATATTCTGCATAATCATGGATTTCtgcataattttgaaaaataactttgccttcttttttcttattttcttttaacaaaCCACAGAAAGGATTTATTTTAAGAATATTATCCAAATCACATCCTTTGAGATATTTCTCCACTACTGGCTCCCATTCTAATTTTTCATCATACATACTTAGTGTgtgtaaaattttaatttttgtactATTGATAAATTCTCTTCCCATGGCAACTTGAAAATAATTTGTGTACCTTCacaaataactttttttttcccctactTGAATTTCTTGGCCCACTTGCAGTAACAATCACAATCAATAATAGAGTCCCCGATCACTACAAAAACACTTGTGATCCAATTCTTCAATATACACAAGTAGTGCTCTTCTGTGGTATAAGTTTTTCTGTCACAAACTCTGCATACCCTCTAGGTATCACAAACACTCTAGAATCAAACTTTTGAACCTAGAGCCTTGATACTACTTgttaacacaaaaaaaaaatcacgtaGGGCAGATATTCAAAGCTTCACAaactaataaacaagaaggaagTTGCAAACACAGATAGATGATAAACAACTCACTAATACATATGCAAGAACCGAATAAGGCACTAATGTTTTGGAGCAATGCTTAACATATGCTACTGACTCAACTTTTACATGGGATTGCTCAATTGAACCTTCAGCCATAAGGCCTATATAAAGGAATGAAGCTAACAAATCCTTATTAGACTTATTTTAATTAAAACACAACTTAACTCAATTCCTAAACCAATTTTGGCAATAATTCTATTCTAGTtactaaataaaaatatatttctaaagctactaaatttctaaatatgcttgatttattttttgtcaataGTTACTTTGTTTGTGGTTTATTTGATCGTGCTGGTGATCACAGAACACATAGCAGAGCAGAAATTTATCTACAAAATCTATAACTTGgtctaattaaaaaaaaagaaaagaaactttcaGTTCGGGTTTGATTTATCAAGGTATTCAATTGGGTTGGTGTTGTCTTTTATATTGCTTGTAACATGAAGATTGCTTTGGTATAATCTACCAGCAGATTACAGTTTGGAGCTGCAAAATTCGGAACGGATTAATCACTGAAACATCCTTTTGTATCGTTTGTTTCAAACTTTACATCTAAAAAGACCCACAGATATTCTTGTTCATTAAAATTTAACATTCTGACTATGGTCAGCAGAACACAGTCATGCAAGTTACTCCGCAAACGAAAAGTTAGACGAAACGTAAGGCAAAGGGATTGATTAATGAAGGGCACTTGGGCATTTTGAGAAAAATCGCGCTGGCAGAACAAATAATCGCTCGGCAGTTGCTCCGGCAGTTGCCAGCCATCAGAATATGCTAAGAAATCAACGACAGAAGAAATAATAAATTCATGAAAATtctcaaagaaaagaaagatttgGAGACCTTTTTTTTCTAGCAAGGAGGGGTGGGATTTAAGAAATGGGAAAGGATGAGGGAATTAAAATTCAGAACCTCTATGTTCTATGAAATAGATTTGGAGATAGTTGTTTAAGGGAAGAGGAGAATGCAATAGGCAGTCTTGGACAATTGCCCAATTTGATACAGCTTACTCTCCATCGTGCTTATGAAGGGGAGATATTGTGTTTTAAGGTTGGAGGATTCCGTAAACTCCGGCAATTACAGCTTGTGCAGTTAAAAAGACTGAAATGGGTAAGAGTGGAAGAGAAATCGATACTTAGTCTCCAAAAATTTGTTATTGCTGGATGCAAGCTTATGGAGGGCTTGCCTTTGGGCCTCCAAAACTTGACCGAGCTTAAAGCTTTTGCGTTGCTTGATATGTCTGATGAGCTAATCCACAAAGTACAGAATTTGGATAAACAAAGTGAAGATTATCAGACAATTTCTCATATCACTCAAGTTTGCATTGGACACTTGATAAATGGTGAATGAAAAACAGAGTTAATTCACAAAACTTGACCGGGCTTAGATATCTTGGATTGCATGATATATCTGACGAGCTAATTCACAAAGTACGAAATTTGGATAAGCAAAGTGAAGATTATCAAACAATTTCTCATATCCCTCCAGTTGTCAGTGGATACTGGACAAATGATCGATGGGAAATAGAGTTCCTCTAAGAGAAGAATAGGTAAAAGACAATCTCAATATTTGACTTACAGTCTTCGATGTCAATTGTatttttagggaaaaaaaaaaatctagttgTGGCCTTCTTACTTTTTCCtacttcttatctttctaataAAGGCGTGACTCTAGATTGTTGTTCAACCACATTTAGTCCTTAGATATGTTTGTGTTTTTATGTGCATAAAGATTTGATTTGTAAAATTATCTTGATTCTTTGTAATAAATCCTTTTCTtgtgtcttttgttttttgattttgaaaaagttattttttttgctCAAAAACAAAATTCGAAACAGTGTTCTAGTATCACTCTTTCGATTAGGATAGAGTGGCAATTTGTTCCAAGTCTCAATGGGCTACCCATGCCCATAGGGACTTTGGGCGGGAGGGGTATTGTAATTTGATATTaggtttaaaatgggacaaatcccaattatacccattaattgatgtgaaattttgggaaatacttgggtatcCATTGGATCCAAATATCTCaccaaaaaatttaatttaatcaaaaatTATCTCTAACAGTTTTTCTAGTCATACCAGCAAATATAATCTAGCAGTCTTACTAGTCATGATCCACAAGAATTTCTAGCATTTCAGTCAGTTTAGACTTGCTATCTTTGGACAATGatgaggataaatattcaacaacCTAAGtgccttggccatcttgatatctGTTGGAATATGACTATacatctattttttcctttatttgttaatttaatttttggtgggaatcaTGAGTAAAaggcacttgcatgtttatttctCGTTAGctatttccttttcctttttgttttcatgCTTTTGAGGAAGTGAAAACGTCAACTTCATATATGAATAAACCAAAATGTTCATTCTTTTGGTTTAATCCAGGGAGAAGATATGTTCATTCTTACCAAAATGTCATAGCTTTTTTAAGCAAATTATTGATCATTCCAGAGTGTAAATCAATGTTATTCAGGCTTAGTGGACTAATTTGATTACCCAATGCTGCTACTTGCTAAGTCAAAGATCATTTTTTATGGTAATATGATTTTGTCGGAAATTGCATTACATTCCccatttgatgaaaaaatgaattcatgaaaatataaattcacaatattaaggttatataaatatgaaaatgaattcattaaaacaagaaaatttaataaataaaaatattaaggtttaatataaaaaataaaaaatgaattaaatattttcaaagaaaatcgTGACGGGGACTATATTTTTAGCAATTTTCCTAATATACTTATTAATGTGTTAAAGTCCAAAAAGTGGGCAGAGAAATGCCTTTTCAAATTGCTTTGATGTGATCAAGAACTGGGTCCCTTGTtctttaatcttcaaatttatGTGGGATACATATATACAGATATTAATATGACATCCTATTATATCTCTAAGTCACTTTCATCGATATTTCTTAGAAGAAAAGATCCTCAGCGTTTCATCCGATATCTCTGACTGCTTTAAAGATATCATTCTTCTTTCTCAAGAACAAATACATATCTTGAAAAAGTTTACAGAACCAGCTGAGTTGGCCACTAGGAATTTAAAGCTCTCCTTGGATGTAGCGCTTGCATTCTTATCTAGGCTTTTCTAAAAATTTCAATAGCGGGTGCCAGTCTGGTCTGATGTTAGGAGGTTAGGCATTGAGTTCACATTCAGCCTTGAATTTAATCACATCTTTTACTTGACATCAGTTACAGGCTTTCGTAGTATTCCATCAAATGCAGCGTAGATACCAATCCAAATTCCAAACTGAGtaaatggaaaatttgacttaAAGGATTACATGAATTAGCAGTTCAAAAAGTTGACTATTGGAGGTGATTTCCTTCTGCTATCCACACGGAGAAGATGCATATGCCTTTTTGTTGCCCATATATGCCGTTTATCCTCGTTCTGTGTAGTTAACTATCATCTGCTTTTCTGAGCTTTAATTCTTGTACGCAATGGCATATGAAAGGAAGAATTTCAGGCTAGCAAGCTCAtcttgttttttgttttgtactCTTTTTCATATCTTTATTACTGCTTCTGCTGCTGCAATTCATTTCGAGACAAGCAATGAGACAGACTACCAATCTCTGCTTGACATCAAGGGTCTAATACAAGGAGATCCATTCCAGGCTCTAAGCTCCTGGAATGATTCCATTCATTTTTGTGATTGGCGTGGAGTCACATGTGGCCTGCTTCATCAAAGAGTCACTGTCTTGAATATGTCATCATTTCACTTGGTTGGTTCTCTTTCTCCCTCCATAGGAAACCTTACCTTTCTCAGAGAACTCAATATTCCGGATAACAATTTTCATGGTATGATTCCTGAAGAAGTAGGCAGGCTTTTTCGGCTTCAGTATCTTCGTTTTGCCAATAATTCCTTTGAGGGAGAACTTCCATTAAATATCTCGGGTTGTTCAGAGCTAAGTATTCTTGATTTAAGGGGTAACAGGCTCATCGGGCGAATTCGAGATGACTTGAGCACTTTATCTAAGCTTTATGCTCTGAGCCTTTCCAGGAATAATTTCTCAGGCAGCATTCCACCATCTTTGGGTAATATTTCCTCTCTTCAGATACTTAGCATATCAAGAAACAATCTAGGTGGAAATATTCCAGCTGAGATTGGTCGGCTTTCAAATCTGCATGTCCTTGAGCTGTCCTCAAATAAACTTTTAGGTGCAGTTCCTCCTCAGCTCTACAACATTTCGACACTCCAGATCTTTTCTATTACTAACAATCTATTAAGTGGACAGTTTCCTGCTACTGTGGGATTGACTCTTCCAAACCTTACTTTATTTTTGGCTGATTTGAACCAATTCTTTGGATCAATTCCAACTACATTAGCAAATGTTTCAGGGCTCATAAAAATTAGCATAGGAGACAATTCACTCACAGGACCAATTCCACAAAATCTAGGTAGCCTGAAAGAACTTCAGGTTTTGCATTTTGGCCATAATCCCCTTGGAACTGATAAAGCAAATGATATTAGCTTTATTTCCTCCTTAACAAATTGCACAAATCTACAAATATTGAGTTTGTCAAGAATTCAAATTGGAGGCATGCTACCAACtgccattgccaatctttcaacCAAACTCACATCTTTGTGGCTGAATGATAACATTATATCTGGTAGCTTACCTTCCGGGATTGGAAACCTTGCAAGCTTGGGCTATCTCGATGTGCGTAACAATTCTCTCTCAGGCATAATTCCTGATTCTGTGGGGAAACTTGTTAAAATGCAGGAGCTTTATCTGTCTGAAAATAGCTTCACAGGAGAAATTCCTTCAACAATCGGTGACATTTCTGAACTACAGATTCTTGTATTAGAACAGAACATGCTTacaggtaacattcctgtttcTTTGAGTAACTGCAGTAACTTGCAAGGATTTACTGTTAGTCAGAATCGCCTAAGTGGAGCTTTACCTAAAGAACTTCTTGGTCTTTCATCTCTCTCTATTGGCCTCCTCTTAGCTCAAAACCAATTCACCGGATCATTACCATCGAAAGTTGGCAATTTGAAGAATCTTGTGTCATTGGATATTTCAGAAAACAAATTATCTGGTGAAATTCCAACCTCTATTGATGGTTGTGAGATGTTGGAATATCTTCGGTTGAAAGGTAACTTTTTGGAAGGCTCTGTACCTTCTACATTAGGAGAATTGAAAAGCATTCAGGTCATAGATCTATCTCAGAATAATTTGTCAGGGCAAATTCCAGCTTCTTTGGCAAAATTAAAATTCATCAGCACTCTAAATCTTTCCTATAATATGCCAGAAGGTGAAGTGCCAATGGATGGGATCTTTGCAAACTCTAGTGCCTTTTCAGCACTGGGGAATGGAAAGCTATGCGGAGGAATCAAAGCATTGAACTTATCATCTTGTCCTAAACCTACCAAAAAGAAAGCAAAGCTGTCTACTCCTATAGTAATAGTTATTGCCATTACTATTCCTCTAGCTATAGTTTTACTACTCATATCTGCCTATGCAATTCATAGACTAAGAAGCTCAAAACAACAATTACCTTTTACTTCTGCAGCAGAAAAACAGAATCAGAAGCTCTCATATGCAGAATTATATGATTCCACCAATGGTTTTTCTTCAGAAAATTTGATTGGTGAAGGTAAATATGGCTCTGTTTACAAAGGGGTCCTCAAACCTGATGAGCAAATGGTTGCTGTTAAGGTTCTTAAGCTCCACCAACATGGTGCCCATAAGAGCTTCTTGGTTGAATGTGCAGCGTTGAGAAACATCCGCCATCGAAACCTTGTCAAGATCATAACCTCTTGTTCAAGTTTAGACTTCAAGCAGAACGATTTCAAGGCTTTGATTTT
It encodes:
- the LOC113757955 gene encoding disease resistance protein RPM1-like; translation: MAESVVGFLIKQLSTLLSQESTLLGGLRPDVQFIKDELGDMNAFLRQAEAKEDNDSQLQQWVKQVREVAYDIEDVLDDFAFRFARGHADGFFGRVEKIYSSTKNLKARHRISLEIKDIKARVVEISARHQRYQSLYGTQEIGPRSSHVANADCDIRDQALLIEEAKLVGIDQPKKELISKILDDHSHLKVVSVVGMGGLGKTTLAKKVYDDAAVKKQFQSHAWITVSQNFQFKVIIRNLIQQLYDEIRQPVPPQVDSMEGIRLSEFVKDFLKERRYILVLDDVWSLDAWETIKYVFPDCNTASRVVLTTRITDVASASCLASHDFVHEMKPLSYEDSWTLFCNRTFQSNGCPSNLEKVCRKILKKCEGLPLGIVAIGGVLALKDKDRIEEWEMIFRGFGSEVDGSGKLDRIRRILLLSYSDLPHHLKNCLLYLSIYPEDHPINVEILLGKWIALGFIEEKEGMMATDIAMRYLKELVNRSLIQVKDTWADVKLVKCGLHDILREIIVSKSKEQSFTAIITGYCTRWPDKVRHLAIHNFTYIPPQGFSSLKCLRSVETFGYEDSLTTSLLSKFLCGGPKFLKVLNLASAELDSIPKEVFKLFQLEYLDLSGTRVKIIPKSIGQLQNLEFLNLFGTTITELPVEILKLSKLRTLRVGRAGDYSNNFALWGFKSPDGIGKLTSLESLSCIEANSGKVVREIGKLVQLRQLWITKLRREDGKELVSSLLRLTNLRELHICSIEQEETLDLQHSVSPRLGFLTRLSLIGRLERVPEWLISLQSLSTLALLNSELSEDENAIDCLGHLPNLVALILSGAYEGETLCFKAGGFPKLKKLYLGQLKRLKWVRVEKESLSSLQRFLISGCKLMEGLPLGLQNLTKLEVVGFYDMSDELMHKVQNLDKQSDDYQTISHIPEVFIGHWINGEWKEESL
- the LOC113757956 gene encoding putative receptor-like protein kinase At3g47110 translates to MAYERKNFRLASSSCFLFCTLFHIFITASAAAIHFETSNETDYQSLLDIKGLIQGDPFQALSSWNDSIHFCDWRGVTCGLLHQRVTVLNMSSFHLVGSLSPSIGNLTFLRELNIPDNNFHGMIPEEVGRLFRLQYLRFANNSFEGELPLNISGCSELSILDLRGNRLIGRIRDDLSTLSKLYALSLSRNNFSGSIPPSLGNISSLQILSISRNNLGGNIPAEIGRLSNLHVLELSSNKLLGAVPPQLYNISTLQIFSITNNLLSGQFPATVGLTLPNLTLFLADLNQFFGSIPTTLANVSGLIKISIGDNSLTGPIPQNLGSLKELQVLHFGHNPLGTDKANDISFISSLTNCTNLQILSLSRIQIGGMLPTAIANLSTKLTSLWLNDNIISGSLPSGIGNLASLGYLDVRNNSLSGIIPDSVGKLVKMQELYLSENSFTGEIPSTIGDISELQILVLEQNMLTGNIPVSLSNCSNLQGFTVSQNRLSGALPKELLGLSSLSIGLLLAQNQFTGSLPSKVGNLKNLVSLDISENKLSGEIPTSIDGCEMLEYLRLKGNFLEGSVPSTLGELKSIQVIDLSQNNLSGQIPASLAKLKFISTLNLSYNMPEGEVPMDGIFANSSAFSALGNGKLCGGIKALNLSSCPKPTKKKAKLSTPIVIVIAITIPLAIVLLLISAYAIHRLRSSKQQLPFTSAAEKQNQKLSYAELYDSTNGFSSENLIGEGKYGSVYKGVLKPDEQMVAVKVLKLHQHGAHKSFLVECAALRNIRHRNLVKIITSCSSLDFKQNDFKALIFEYVPNGSLENWLHPSSAEEEGQSLMKLQLIQRLNIAIDIASALDYLHNHCGTPIIHCDIKPSNILLGDDFRALVSDFGLAKFLSSIEGRSHQHQSSSVAIRGTVGYVAPEYGMGGEVSTQGDVYSYGILLLELFTGKRPTDSMFTEDFSLHSYVKTALSHQVIEIVDPKISMEAESIAGIITKTSKGGSISQEECYLSMFRIGVSCSLEIQRDRMNIKDVLSGLQAIRNEFVQVINESQMR